GCTGCATCGCATCGACGTGGCCGGCCTGCGCGGCAATGGCCCGGCCGGCTGGCTGTCGGCGCCCTGGCGGTTGAGTCGGGCCATCTGGCAGGCCCGCGGCGTGATCGCCCGCTTCAAGCCCGACCTGGTGGTGGGCATGGGCGGCTTCGCCAGTGGCCCCGGGGGGCTGGCCGCCTGGCTGACCCGTTGCCCGCTGCTGATCCACGAACAGAACGCCGTGGCCGGCATGACCAATAGGGCACTGTCCTACCTCGCGCGGCGGGTCTATGCCGCCTTCCCCGGGGCCTTCCCGGGTCGCGGTGAGGTGATCGGTAACCCGGTGCGCGCCGATATTGCCGCTTTGGGAGAGACGCCTCGTGACGAAGCCACGCTGCGCAGCCGGCCGCTGCGCCTGCTGGTGGTGGGAGGGTCGCTCGGCGCCAAGGCCCTCAACGAGCAGTTGCCCGCGGCGTTGGCCCGGCTCGCGCCGGAGCGCCGGCCCGAGGTGCGCCATCAGGCCGGGCGCGACAAGGACGCGGTGACCCGCGAGGACTATGCGGCGCAGGCGGTGACCGCCGAGGTCAGCGCCTTCATCGATGACATGGCCGCGGCCTACGACTGGGCCGACCTGGTGGTCTGCCGCGCCGGTGCCCTGACCGTGGCCGAGCTGGCGGCGGCGGCCAAGCCCGCGCTGCTGGTGCCCTTCCCGCATGCGGTGGACGATCACCAGACCGCCAACGCGTGCGTGCTGCTGGACGCGGGAGCCGGCGAACTGATGCCTCAGGCCGAGATCACGCCGGCCGCGCTTGCCGCGCGGCTCGAGACGCTCTTGGTCCCCGATACCCTGGCCACCATGGCGAGCCGCGCCCGGGCGAATGCCCGGCTGGACGCCGTCGATCGCCTGGTGGCCGGCTGCATGGAGATAGACAGTGAACGATAGCAAGCAACTGCCGCCGGGTGGCAGCGATGTCCGCGGGCCCGGCATGCGGCGTATTCGCCGCATCCATTTCGTCGGCATTGGCGGCGCCGGCATGTGCGGCATCGCCGAGGTGCTGGCCAATCAGGGCTATCGGGTCAGCGGCAGCGACCTGAAGGAATCCTCGGTGGTGGCTCATCTGCGCCAGTGCGGGATTCGCGTGATGCTGGGGCACGCCGCCGAGCATGTGGAGAAGGCCGATGTGGTGGTGGTCTCCACCGCCATCGATCCCGCCAACCCCGAGATCCGCTGGGCCCAGGAACATCGCGTGCCGGTGGTGCGCCGCGCCGAGATGCTCGCCGAGCTGATGCGCTTTCGCCACGGCATCGCCGTGGCCGGCACCCACGGCAAGACGACCACCACCAGCATCACCTCGACTCTGCTGGCCGAGGGCGGACTGGACCCGACCTTCGTGATCGGCGGCAAGCTGACCAGCGCAGGCACCAATGCGCGGCTCGGCGAGGGCGACTACCTGGTGGCCGAGGCCGACGAGTCGGACGCCTCCTTCCTGCACCTGCAGCCCATGGTATCCATCGTCACCAACATCGACGCCGATCACATGAGCACCTACGGGGGCGATTTCGAGCGGCTCAAGGACACCTTCGTCGAGTTCCTGCACAACCTGCCGTTCTACGGCCTCGCCGTGCTGTGCGTCGACGACGATCACGTGCGCGGTCTGCTGGATCGCGTGCACCGCCAGTTCGTCACCTACGGTTTCAGCGAAGACGCCGACTATCGCCTCATCGACTTCGTCCAAGACGCTGGCGAGGTGCGCTTCACCGTGCGGCGTCCCGATGGTCAGTCGCCACTGGCGGTGCGCCTGGCCATGCCGGGTGAGCACAATGCCCTGAATGCCCTGGCGGCGATCGCGGTGGCCTGCGATGCCGGGGTCTCGGATGCCGCCATTCTCAGCGGCCTGGCCAGCTTCGAAGGCGTCGGGCGCCGCTTCCAGGTGCACGGCGAGTATCCGGCCCCTGAGGGCGGAGGTGAGGTCATGCTGATCGATGACTATGGCCACCATCCGCGCGAGGTGGAGATGGTGATCCGGGCGATCCGTGCCGGCTGGCCCGAGCGGCGCCTGGTGATGGTCTATCAGCCTCACCGCTATTCGCGGACCCGGGATCTTTACGAGGACTTCGTGCGGGTGCTCTCCGAGGTGGACACCCTGGTGCTGCTGGACGTCTATTCCGCCGGTGAGACCCCGATTCCGGGCGCCGAGGGCAAGACCCTGGCCGGCTCGATTCGCCAGCGTGGGCGGATCGATCCGCTGTTCGTCGAGCACAAGGCGGAGCTGCCCGATCTGTTGAAGCGGGTGCTGCGTCCCGACGATATCCTGATCACCCAGGGCGCCGGGGATGTCGGTGGTATCGCCCTAGGGCTCGCCGACCAGAGCCTCGAGCTCGATAAGGTAGTGCTATGACGGATGATGCGATGATGAAAGGCGCGATGAGGCGTCCCGAGTGCTATGGCCGGGTGGTGGTGGTCTATGGAGGGGCCTCCGCCGAGCGTGAGGTGTCGCTGATCAGCGGCAGTGCGATCCTCGCCTCGCTCGAGCGCAGTGGCGTCGAGGCCATCGGCTATGACCTGGCCAAGGATGGCCTCGCGGGCCTGCAGGCGCTGGCCCCGGATCGTGTCTTCATTGCCCTGCACGGCGGAGTGGGCGAGGACGGTACCCTGCAAGGGGCGCTGTCCCTGCTCGGGATTCCCTTCACCGGCAGCGGTGTACTGGCCTCGGCACTCGGCATGGACAAGCAGCGCACCAAGGCGGTCTGGCAGGATGCCGGGTTGCCCACGCCGCAGAGCCTGACCCTTGACGCTGCATCCGACTGGCCGAGTGTCTGCGAGACCCTGGGGCTGCCGCTGATCGTCAAGCCGGTGCATGAGGGGTCGACCCTAGGTATCACCGTGGTCGAGAGTCCCGAGGCGCTGGAGGCGGCCTACCGCGGCGCCTCGCGTTTCGATGCGGCCGTGATGGCGGAGCGTTTCGTGCGGGGGCCCGAGTATACGGTGTCCCTGCTCGGTGACAGCGTGCTGCCGGCGATTCGGGTCGAGGTGCCCAGCGGTTTCTATGACTACGAGGCCAAGTACCTGTCCAACGAGACGCTCTACCATCTGCCCTGCGGGCTCGCCGCCGAGGAGGAGAAGGCCCTGGGAAACTTGAGCCGGCGTGCCTTCGAGGCCATCGGTGCCCAGGGCTGGGGGCGGGTCGACGTGATGCGCGACGGCGAAGGACGCTTCTGGCTGCTCGAGGTCAACACCGTGCCGGGCATGACCGATCACAGCCTGGTGCCCCAGGCCGCGGCTCATGCGGGGATCGACTTCGATTCGCTGGTACTGCGTATCCTCGATTCCAGCCTCGACGCCTTGCGGGCGTCCTGAGCGGTCATGCAGCGCACCAAAGGCCCCTGGCTTGGTCTGATCCTGTTCATCGTGCTGCTGGTCGCCGGCGGTCGGGTGCTGTGGCTGTGGCTGGACCGTCCCATCGATCGGGTCTCGATCCGCGGCGAGTTCGAGCATGTCAGCGCCGACTATCTGCGCGAGCAGCTGGCTCCGCTGATCGAAGGTCAGTCCTGGTTGTCACTGGATCTCGGTGAGCTTCGCCAGCGGGTGCGCGACATCGGCTGGCTCGCCGAGGTTCGAGTGTCGCGGCAGTGGCCGGATGCCTTGACGCTTGAGCTCTTCGAGCAGGAGCCGGTGGCGCGCTGGCGTGATGACGCCCTGCTCAACCCCCGTGGTGAGCCCTTCGCCTATGGATCCGTCTCTCCTCCCGAGGGGCTCGCCGATCTGGCCGGGCCCCTCGGAAGCGGGGCCGAAGTGCTGACCTATTATGATCGCCTGCAGCGTCGTTTCGCCGCCTTGGGGATCGAGATTCGACAGCTGCGCCTCGAGCCCAGGGGGGCCTGGCGGCTGCAGCTCGACGGCGGCGTGTGGGTCATGCTGGGGCGCAGCGTTCATGATGCCCGGTTGGCGCGACTCGAGGCCGCCTGGCGGCGGCAATTGGGTGGCGAGGCGTCGCAAATCCGCTACATCGACCTGCGATACCCCAATGGCGTGGCCGTGGCCTGGCATGGCGAGACGGTGCCGGTCGAACCATGAGCCGGGAATAGGGGGCAGTACCTTTTTTCGGTACAGCGCCCGCCAGCTGGGGGTTTCGGGTGTTTCTTTCCGTGATAAAAGCGCTTATCGTGTGACGGGTATTTATGCTGGGGTGGTGAAACTAGGGCAGTTGTTCCTATAATTGCTACCTATGCGACTTTATTGCGGACTCACGGATGATCATCCGAACAGTTTCTAGGAGTATTCCCGACCCATGGCAGGACATTCCAACGCTTCTAATATGGTAGTCGGGCTGGATATCGGAACATCCAAGGTGGTGGCGATCGTCGGGCAGCCCAGCGACGATGGAGGCATCGAGATTGCCGGCATCGGTTCGCACCCCTCTCGGGGCATGAAGAAGGGCGTCGTGATCAATATCGAATCGACCGTCCAGTCGATTCAGCGTGCCGTCGAGGAAGCCGAGTTGATGGCCGGCTGCGATATACATTCGGTCTATGTCGGCATCGCCGGTAGCCATATCAGTTCGATGAATTCTGATGGGGTGGTCGCCATCAAGGACCGTGAGGTGTCCTCGTCGGACATCGAGCGGGTGATCGACTCGGCCCGGGCGCGGGCCATCTCCGAGGGCCAGCGGGTGCTGCACGTATTGCCCCAGGAGTTTGCCATCGATACACAGGAGGGCATCCGTGAGCCTCTAGGCATGTCAGGGGTGCGTCTCGAGGCCCGCGTTCATCTGGTCACGGCGGCCCTCAATGCCGTGCAGAACATCGAGAAATGCGTGCGCCGCTGTGGCCTCGAGGTCGATGCGATCATCCTCGAGCAGCTGGCGTCCAGCCATGCCGTGCTCACCGAGGACGAGCGTGAACTCGGTGTCTGCATGGTGGATATCGGTGGCGGGACCACCGATATCGCGGTCTTCACCGAGGGGGCGATTCGCCACACGGCGGTCATTCCCATCGCCGGCGATCAGGTCACCAATGATATCGCCATGGCCCTGCGTACGCCGACTCAGTATGCCGAGAACATCAAGGTCAAGTATGCCTGTGCCTTGACCCAGCTCGCGGCCAGCGACGAGATGATCAAGGTGCCGAGCGTGGGCGACCGGCCGGCGCGGGACTTGTCCCGACAGGCGCTGGCCGAAGTGGTCGAACCGCGCTACGAGGAGCTGTTCACTCTGGTCCGCGAGGAGTTGCGTCGCAGCGGCTTCGAGGATCTGGTGGCTGCGGGCGTGGTGCTGACCGGCGGGACCTCGCGTATGGAAGGGGTCGTCGAACTGGCCGAAGAGATCTTCCATATGCCCGTGCGCATCGCCTGTCCGCAAAATGTTCGCGGGCTGGCCGATGTGGTGCGAAACCCGATTTATTCGACAGGAGTCGGTTTGCTACATTACGGCATGCGTGAGGCTGGTCAAGGACAGGGCCGAGTCGTTCCGGTACAGCCGAAGAGGGAGGGCGTCTCCCGGGGATTCAAGGAAACGATGCCGGCGCTCGATAGGATCAAGGGCTGGTTCAAAGGAAATTTCTGACACGGGCCGCAGGCGGTCCAGGAGACGGACACATGTTCGAACTGGTTGATAACGCACCCTCAAGCAGCGCGGTCATCAAGGTGGTCGGCGTCGGCGGCGGTGGTGGCAATGCCGTCAATCACATGGTCGAGAGCAGCATCGAAGGGGTGGAGTTCATCTGTGCCAATACCGATGCTCAGGCCCTGAAGCGGGTCGCTGCCAAGACCGTTCTCCAGCTGGGAAGCGAGATTACCAAGGGGCTTGGCGCCGGCGCCAACCCTGAAGTCGGGCGTCAGGCGGCCATGGAGGATCGCGAGCGCATCGCCGAGCTGCTGGAAGGCGCCGATATGGTGTTCATTACCGCGGGCATGGGCGGTGGCACCGGTACCGGCGGTGCGCCGGTGGTAGCGCAGGTGGCCAAGGAACTCGGCATCCTGACCGTGGCCGTGGTGACGCGCCCCTTCCCCTTCGAGGGACCCAAGCGCATGCGCGCGGCCGAGGAAGGCATGAAGGAGCTCTCCGAGCATGTCGACTCGCTGATCACCATCCCCAACGAGAAGCTATTGTCGGTGCTTGGCAAGAGCGCCAGCCTGCTGACGGCCTTCAGCGCCGCGAATGACGTGCTGCTTGGCGCCGTGCAGGGCATCGCCGAGCTGATCACCAGCCCGGGCATCATCAACGTCGACTTCGCCGACGTGCGTACCGTGATGTCCGAGATGGGCATGGCGATGATGGGCACCGGCGGGGCGACCGGCGAGAACCGGGCGCGGGAAGCCGCCGAGAAGGCGATTCGCAGCCCGCTGCTCGAGGACATCGATCTGCACGGCGCCCGCGGCATTCTGGTTAACATCACGGCGGGGCCGGACCTGTCGATCGGCGAGTTCAACGATGTGGGTGCCACCGTCCAGGAATTCGCGTCCCAGGATGCCACCATCGTGGTTGGTACCTCCATCGACATGGAAATGTCCGATGAACTGCGTGTCACGGTGGTGGCGGCCGGCCTCGACGGTCGTGCCCCCAAGGTGGCGAGCGCCCCGCGTGAATCAGCGGCGTCTCGCCCCGAGACCACCGACTACCGCACCCTGCAGCAGCAGCCGGCGGTGACCCGCCAGCAGGCGGCCAAGGCAGCCGATCAGGAGGCCGCCAAGTCCCGTGCCGATCAGCGCAGGGCCAAGGACATGGACGACTATCTCGATATCCCGGCGTTCCTGCGGCGCCAAGCCGATTGAGCCAATCTATTGTTGACATAGAGATCGCCGGGGTGAGTTTTCTTTGTTGAAACGGCCGTTCGCTGGTATAGTGAACACCGTTTGATAACTACATATCACGGCTCGGCGATTGCCCATGATTAAACAGCGCACGTTAAAGAACACCATCCGCGCCACCGGCGTGGGTCTCCATTCGGGCGAGAAGGTCTGTCTGACCCTGCGCCCGGCACCGGTCAATACCGGTGTTATCTTCGTTCGTACCGATCTCACTCCCGAGGTGCAGATTCCGGCGAACGCCAACTTGGTCACCGATACCTCCCTGTGCACCGCCCTGTCTCAGGGTGACGTCAAGGTGGCGACGGTCGAACACCTGATGTCGGCCTTCGCGGGGCTCGGCATC
The genomic region above belongs to Halomonas sp. YLGW01 and contains:
- the murG gene encoding undecaprenyldiphospho-muramoylpentapeptide beta-N-acetylglucosaminyltransferase, with product MAGGTGGHVIPALSLARGLQARGVHVEWLGSPRGIENRLVPEAGIPLHRIDVAGLRGNGPAGWLSAPWRLSRAIWQARGVIARFKPDLVVGMGGFASGPGGLAAWLTRCPLLIHEQNAVAGMTNRALSYLARRVYAAFPGAFPGRGEVIGNPVRADIAALGETPRDEATLRSRPLRLLVVGGSLGAKALNEQLPAALARLAPERRPEVRHQAGRDKDAVTREDYAAQAVTAEVSAFIDDMAAAYDWADLVVCRAGALTVAELAAAAKPALLVPFPHAVDDHQTANACVLLDAGAGELMPQAEITPAALAARLETLLVPDTLATMASRARANARLDAVDRLVAGCMEIDSER
- the murC gene encoding UDP-N-acetylmuramate--L-alanine ligase, with protein sequence MRRIRRIHFVGIGGAGMCGIAEVLANQGYRVSGSDLKESSVVAHLRQCGIRVMLGHAAEHVEKADVVVVSTAIDPANPEIRWAQEHRVPVVRRAEMLAELMRFRHGIAVAGTHGKTTTTSITSTLLAEGGLDPTFVIGGKLTSAGTNARLGEGDYLVAEADESDASFLHLQPMVSIVTNIDADHMSTYGGDFERLKDTFVEFLHNLPFYGLAVLCVDDDHVRGLLDRVHRQFVTYGFSEDADYRLIDFVQDAGEVRFTVRRPDGQSPLAVRLAMPGEHNALNALAAIAVACDAGVSDAAILSGLASFEGVGRRFQVHGEYPAPEGGGEVMLIDDYGHHPREVEMVIRAIRAGWPERRLVMVYQPHRYSRTRDLYEDFVRVLSEVDTLVLLDVYSAGETPIPGAEGKTLAGSIRQRGRIDPLFVEHKAELPDLLKRVLRPDDILITQGAGDVGGIALGLADQSLELDKVVL
- a CDS encoding D-alanine--D-alanine ligase — protein: MRRPECYGRVVVVYGGASAEREVSLISGSAILASLERSGVEAIGYDLAKDGLAGLQALAPDRVFIALHGGVGEDGTLQGALSLLGIPFTGSGVLASALGMDKQRTKAVWQDAGLPTPQSLTLDAASDWPSVCETLGLPLIVKPVHEGSTLGITVVESPEALEAAYRGASRFDAAVMAERFVRGPEYTVSLLGDSVLPAIRVEVPSGFYDYEAKYLSNETLYHLPCGLAAEEEKALGNLSRRAFEAIGAQGWGRVDVMRDGEGRFWLLEVNTVPGMTDHSLVPQAAAHAGIDFDSLVLRILDSSLDALRAS
- a CDS encoding cell division protein FtsQ/DivIB yields the protein MQRTKGPWLGLILFIVLLVAGGRVLWLWLDRPIDRVSIRGEFEHVSADYLREQLAPLIEGQSWLSLDLGELRQRVRDIGWLAEVRVSRQWPDALTLELFEQEPVARWRDDALLNPRGEPFAYGSVSPPEGLADLAGPLGSGAEVLTYYDRLQRRFAALGIEIRQLRLEPRGAWRLQLDGGVWVMLGRSVHDARLARLEAAWRRQLGGEASQIRYIDLRYPNGVAVAWHGETVPVEP
- the ftsA gene encoding cell division protein FtsA, with protein sequence MAGHSNASNMVVGLDIGTSKVVAIVGQPSDDGGIEIAGIGSHPSRGMKKGVVINIESTVQSIQRAVEEAELMAGCDIHSVYVGIAGSHISSMNSDGVVAIKDREVSSSDIERVIDSARARAISEGQRVLHVLPQEFAIDTQEGIREPLGMSGVRLEARVHLVTAALNAVQNIEKCVRRCGLEVDAIILEQLASSHAVLTEDERELGVCMVDIGGGTTDIAVFTEGAIRHTAVIPIAGDQVTNDIAMALRTPTQYAENIKVKYACALTQLAASDEMIKVPSVGDRPARDLSRQALAEVVEPRYEELFTLVREELRRSGFEDLVAAGVVLTGGTSRMEGVVELAEEIFHMPVRIACPQNVRGLADVVRNPIYSTGVGLLHYGMREAGQGQGRVVPVQPKREGVSRGFKETMPALDRIKGWFKGNF
- the ftsZ gene encoding cell division protein FtsZ, translated to MFELVDNAPSSSAVIKVVGVGGGGGNAVNHMVESSIEGVEFICANTDAQALKRVAAKTVLQLGSEITKGLGAGANPEVGRQAAMEDRERIAELLEGADMVFITAGMGGGTGTGGAPVVAQVAKELGILTVAVVTRPFPFEGPKRMRAAEEGMKELSEHVDSLITIPNEKLLSVLGKSASLLTAFSAANDVLLGAVQGIAELITSPGIINVDFADVRTVMSEMGMAMMGTGGATGENRAREAAEKAIRSPLLEDIDLHGARGILVNITAGPDLSIGEFNDVGATVQEFASQDATIVVGTSIDMEMSDELRVTVVAAGLDGRAPKVASAPRESAASRPETTDYRTLQQQPAVTRQQAAKAADQEAAKSRADQRRAKDMDDYLDIPAFLRRQAD